CCGGTAATAGTTTCGGACAACAGCCGAATCGTGTTGGGAGTGTCGACACCATTTGTTTGGCCCAATGGGATCGATCCCCAGGCGATCCCGCAATCGACCGGCGGCGCCAAGGTCTACCGTGTCGGCCGCTTTCCCGACAACGATCTCGTGCTCGATCGCGACATGATTTCCGGCCGGCATGCGCTGTTGGTGGTCGAAGGGGATCGGATCATGATCGAAGATCTCGGGTCGACAAACGGGACGGCTGTCGGCACGATCGACAACCGGATCGGGTATGCCGAGGTTCGCGAGCGAGATCGAGTCTTCTTTGGTTCGTTCAGCATCATGGTCACCCATTTGTTGGCGATGACGCGGAAGTCGAAGCCGCCCGAAACTGTCATCGAACAACCGGTTCACGCCGCGCGGACCGATCTCGTTTCCAAAGCTTCGTCGCGGCGAGGTCTGTTGGCGACGGCCGCGTTGTTGGCTGCGTTGATGGCGGGATGGTGGATGCGCCCGGTGGCTCCGCAAGCTCCGTCCGATCTGCTCTCATCTGGTAATTCCCCATCGACGCCAGAGATTCTGCCGTCCGAGGTGCTCGAGCTGCAAGCGGCTATGCCACCACCGGATCAAAAAGCGGATCTGTTGGCAGCCCGCGACAAGGATCAGCCGTCGGGGCCAATCCCGATCAGCGAAGCGGCTGACGCTTTGTTCATGGTGATTGTGACTGGTGATTCCAAACAGATTGCGTTTCATATTGGAACCGCTTGGCTGGCCGCCAGCGACCGGTTGGTGACCAGCGGGACGGTTGTTTCGGCGATCAAGGAGCAGGACGCTAGTGGATTTTCGCATGTGCAGGTCGTGCAGACCTCCACGGGGTTGCCGTTTGATATCGAGACAGTGCGGCTCGACGCAGGACTGGCCGAGGCGCAGCAGAAGTATGCGCAAGGCCGCCAACATTACAGCGAACTGCAGGCGGAGATCAAAGCGCTGCGGCTGCGAGGCGACTCTGCGGACCGGCTCGATGAAGCACGCCGGGAATCGCAGGAGATCATCGAAGCCGGGTTGCAATCTACGTCGGTGCGGGCAAGTTTGAATGTCGGTTGGCTGCAGTTGGCCGCGGCCGTCCCAGACGCCAAGCCGGCGCGATTGGCGGACACTGCGGAATTGGCTGTCGGGCAAATCCTACATATGCACGCGGCTCCCTTTCAAGTCGACAACCCAGCCTGGGACTCCGCGGTGCCGGCCGATCCGCATGGCGTGGTGGTGCGTGTGGAGGAACGGATCGCTTCGACTGTCGACACGGCTCCGGATCGTTGGCTGATGTCGATGGCGACTTCCGGGCCACCGCAGAACTATGTCGGCAGCCCAATTTTGACCCAACAGGGGAACGTCGTGGCGATGTTCTCGCGACCGTTGGGCGATCAAACGGAGACGACGGAAGAAGCGTCGCTGTTGTTTGAAGCGGTTTCCGTGCCGCGGCTCGCTGAATCGACCCGTTGATCGATTGGCCCGTCGAATCGCCCGCCGCTTCGGTCAGGCCGGAACCGAATTGGAATTCGCATCCGATTGTGCGTTGACCAACGAAATCACCATGTCGCCGGTTTTGGGCTGCAGCGGCTTTTCATCGGTGTTGATGCTGACCATGCCGGCGGCGTCGATCTTGAACAGCAAGACCGCATGTTCGCCATAGGTCGACATGAGGCTGTCCAACGAAAACGTCTCGGTCAGCTTGTTCGTTTTAAAGACCGCACCATCGTCGATCCGTTGCTGCATGTAGGCGCTTGTCAATTCCGAATTGAACAGGCTGCGGCCGCGCAGATGGTGCGAGAGCGCTCGCGGCGAGTTCTGTTTATTGTTTTTGGAGGTCAGTTGAAATGTGTTTTCGCTGCCGAAGACGTTGCGAAATTGTTGCACCGCCAACGCGTTGACTTCATCGTTGGGAGTCATTGCCAGCAGGCGTCCCAGGCCGGAGAAATCGAGGTTTTCCAGGGCGTGGTCGCTGACAATGTTCACACACTCGGCTTGCAGACCATCGACCCGCGCCAAGCTGATCTTGCTGTAGTTGGTATCGCACAGCAGGACCTTGACGTTTTTCGCGTGCAACGCCCTCGCCAAGGCGCGAATCCAGGGATCGGCGCCGAGGATCAGCAGTCCCTGGGGAGTCGGTTCGGCGATCTTCAGCCATCGGGCCAGCGGTGCGGCTGATAATCCGTAGATGAAGACGGTCCCCACGATCACCAGGAACGTGACTGAATCCAACGCGGTCGCACCGGCCGCCAACGGATCCGAATTCATCAACTGCAACTTCAACGCAAACACACTGGCGACCGCGGCGGCGACGATACCGCGCGGCGCAACAAACGCGACGAAGGTTCGTTCGGCCATCGTCAATCGGGTGCCAAGCGTCGCGACAAAGACCGATAGGGGGCGGATCACCAGGACCAACGCGAGCACAAATGCGACTCCCGGCCAGCCGATATTGCCGATCGCTTGCAGGTCCAATCGCGAACCGAGCACGATGAACAGACATCCGATCAGCAAGACTTGCAAGTGTTCCTTGAATTCGATGATATGTTCGATCGCGACTCGCTTCTGGTTCGCCAATAAGATCCCCAGCAGCGTCACGGTGACCAGCCCCGATTCTTCGGCAAGCGCGTTGCTGATCGCAAACAACAGCAGCGCCAAGGCTAGCGAGAGGACGCCTTGCAGATGGTCGGGCAGCCAGTAACGCCGGATGCTGAGGACCAGGAACCAGGCGCCGAAACTGCCGAACAACAGTCCGACGCCGATCGTTTTGGCCAGCAGCACCAATCCGGAGACGACCGAAAATTCGTCGGCTCCCAGAAACAGTTCGTCGAAGACCAGGACCGCCAACAACGCACCGACCGGATCGATAACGATTCCTTCCCACTTCAGCACGCTGCTGACTCGCGCCGAAGGGCGGATCTGCCGCAGCAGCGGTCCGACGACGGTCGGGCCGGTGACGATCAGGATCGCCCCCAACAGCAGCGAGACTCGCAGATCGAAGCCCAGGATGAAATACGCCGCCACGGCTGTCAAAAGCATCGTGATCGTACTGCCGACGACCAACAACCGGACCACCGATTTGCTCGACTGGCGAAACTCGTTGATCTTCAACGACAGTCCGCCTTCGAACAAGATTACCGCGACCGACAGGGAGACGATCGGAAACAAAATTCCCGGCACGTCTTGAGGGTCGCCGTCCATTATTTCGGCGATCAACGTATCCAGCGGGACAAACTGGCCCAGCAGGATGCCCATGCAAAGCAGCAGCAAAATCCCAGGCAAACGCGTTCGCCACGCGATCCATTGCGAGAGAACGCCCAACGCCGGGACCAAGGCGAGATACAGCAGCAGATCCATTTGAAGTACCGTCTTGGCAAGGCGTTTGGCAACGCAGGAGAAGCAGAGGTCTAGACGCTCGCGTTAGACTTGATCGATTGGAGTTCTAATTCACAGATCTGCAGCGCATCGGCAGCCAACTGGCCCGCCAATGCCCCGGGATCTTTGCCCGCCAGCACATCGGCAGCCGTTTGAACTTCGATCACAAACGCGTCGGCTGGATCTCCCGATCCCAATTCGGGCCGCTCGATCTTTCCGCCTTCGTGGATAATCTTTACCGGCATCAATTCGGTGCCGTCGTCGAAGCCGGCGAACTCAAATTGAATCGTCGCCCGTTCGAAATGAACTTCGTATCCATGCGTGAACGGACGGCCGTGTTGGTCGATCGTGCCGCCGCCAACCGAAACGATCACATCGGGATCGTCGTAGGTCATCATCGATTCAAAATACGAAGTGGTCTCGCCACGCATCCGGCCACGGCTGATCACTTCCTTGGGCATTCCAAACAACAGACGCAGCAAGTGGGCGTCGTGGACATGCAGGTCGATCAACGGACCGCCCACTTTTTCTGGATTGTAGAAATCGGGGTTCCAGTCGACCGGGCCGATCACGCGTTTGAAGCGGCCACCCAAACACTTGCCGTATTTCCCCGATTGCTGAGCGTCGACAAGCAACCGGAACTCGGGCAGGTAAGCCAAAACGTGAGCAACCATCAGGTGCAAGCCCTTCGATTCGGCCAGTGCGACCAGACTCGCGGCATCGTCGGCGTTCAGCGCCAACGGCTTTTCGCACAACACGTGCTTGCCAGCTTCCAGGCACTTGCGGACCGCATCGACATGCAGATGAACGGGCAGGCAGATGTCGATCAGATCGATCGAATCGTTCTCCAACATCTCGTCCAGCGTTTCGTAGACCGAAAGGTTGCTGACATCGATCTGTTTGCCGGGAGGTCCAAAGTTGCCTTGGATGCCGGTCCAGTCGCCGCCGCGTCGCTGTGGATCACGCGTGCAAAAGGCAACCAATTCGGCACCGGTGGCGCGTTGATAGGCGAGGTAGTGGATCCAGCCCATAAAGCCGATGCCTGCGATTCCTGCACGCATAATTTGCTAACTCCGAAGTTGATTGACTGAGGAAACCGTCGATTAAACGAGGTGGGTAAAGGCGGTAGGCAGCCGATGAAATCAAGCGTCCAGTTTTTCAAACCGCTCGGCTGCAGCATCCCATGGATCGGGATCTTGCGGTTCGTAGACGACGGGTTGGAAGCTGTCGCGAATCAATTGACGGCCCTCTTGAATCGAGCCGATTTGCCCCAGTCCAACCATCTGCATAACGATGTTGCCAATCGCCGTCGCTTCTACCGGTCCGGCCAACACGCGGCGGCGGCAAGCATCCGCCGTCATCTGGCACAGCAACGCGTTTTGGGCTCCGCCACCCAAGATATGAATCGTGTTGATCGTGGTGCCGGTCAGCGATTCGAGCCAACCGAGGCAGGTCCGGTAACGGAGCGCCAGCCCTTCCAAGGCACCTCGGAACAGGACGCCGTTGTCGGCGGCGGATGGTTGTCCGGTGCGGTTTGCAAATGCGGCGATCGCATCAACCATACATGCCGGGGCTGCGAAGTCGGGGCAGTCGGGATCGATCAGTAATTGGAACGGCTTCGCGTCGGCGGCCGCTTGAACCATGCTGGGCCAATCTAACGTTTGACCGCGTCGTTCCAGCGAGGCTTTGATCTGTTGGAAGATCCACAGCCCGCCGATGTTCTTCAGCAATCGCGTGCTCCCTTGAACGCCACCCTCGTTGGTGAAGTTCAATTCGGCACAGCGATCGTTGATCAGCGGTTCGGGAATCTCACAACCCATCAACGACCAGGTGCCGCTGCTGATGTAACACCAGTCCGGTTTGGCGGGAGCAAAATTGTCGGCGGGCACAGCGACGACAGCCGACCCGGTATCGTGAGTCGCTGGCAGGACAACGGGGACGCCTTCGAGACCGGGGACTCCACCTTGGCCGCCGAGGATCGGGCCCAAGACGGTTCCTGGTTGCACGACGTCGCTGAAGACGCGCGTCGGCAGATCGAACGCTTTGAGCAGCTTTTGCGACCAGCCTTGCTGTTGGGTGTTATACAGTTGCGTCGTTGTCGCGTTTGTGTATTCGATCGCCGCTCGGCCGGTCAGCAGCCAGTGAAAGAAGTCGGGGATCATCAACATCTGGTTGGCGATCTTGAGGACCGGCGAATTTTCCAGCCGCGCCGCCAACAACTGATACGCCGTGTTGAGCTCCATGAATTGCAGCCCCGTCTCGGCGAAGATCTCTTCGCGAGCGACGCGTTCAAACGCCTTGGGGAACATTCCGCGAGTCCGTGCGTCGCGGTAATGATAGCCCGGGCCGATCAGGTCGCCGTTGGCATCCAGGAAAACGTAATCGACGCCCCAGGTGTCGACGCCGACCGAAAGGACTTTGGCGTCGCCAGCGGCGGCCAACGAAAGGCCTTTGCGAATCTCCTGCCACAGCCCCAGCAGATTCCAATACATCCGCCCCAGCACGTGAACTGGATCGTTGGCAAACCGATGCACCTCGGTGAGCTTCAGTTGCCCGTCCTCGATGCAGCCAGCCAGCACCCGACCGCTCGATGCGCCAAGGTCCACTGCTAAATGCACAGGTGCCGATGCCATACGTTTCCTTCGTTCGATCGATGATTTGTGGGATCTACCAACCGAAAAATGTGACCGCCCGCACGGCGAAAGTCAACCGGACGCCGCCGCGGAGGACCAACTTCCCGCTTCATAGCAGAGCCGTCTGTCTTATGGCGAAACACTCGTAGGAATCGGTGGATAACGCGATGTGCGTGGCTTTGTCGCAGGGGGGGAAATCAATGAAAACACCCGACCGAAGGCATTGCTTCGATCGGGTGGATTGCGATCTGAGGTGCAGGGGAAGCCCTAGCCGGGCGTGACTGTCATTAGTAAGGACCAATCGGTTGCAGATCTCGCATCGCCCCGAGGTTTCGCCAAGTCGCGATGTCGATCGTCTCAGCAACAAACCGGACCGAGGCATCACACAAGGTGACTTGAACCCCGCCGGGATGTCGGCTGCGCGCCGAAAAACGGGATGGGTTGCCGTCGGTTGCCGAATTCCCAACACATGGCAAGCCGAGCGGCGCGTTCGTTGCGTTTTGGCAGAAGCTGGAATTCAACGCGTCGGGAATCGTTGTGTTGGGCCCCGCGTAGGTTGTCATGCCCACAAACGGTACATACCAAGTCAGCCCGCGCAAGTCCTGGCCCACTTGACCTTGCAAGATTTCGCCAACCAACACGGTGCTGGAGGTACCGTCGAGGATGTCGCGCATCGAGTAGGTCTTGCCGTTGGAACCGCTCGTCGATTCGAACGGAGCACCATTGAATTGGACGGCATTAAAGGGACTCGTGCGACCGGTATCGGTATTCCCCAAGTTGACAGCGTAGTTGTAATTGGGCGTCGAGTTCCACGTTTTGGTTGGCGTGTCGCTTGGGCAAAGGTAGGCAGGAATCTCGGTGCGGATCACTGCGGTATTGGCTCCATGTGCATACTGACGGTGCGGCTCCCATTGCTCAGCCAAGTTGTTCTGTTCAATAAACGGCAAGATGAACCGAATCCATACGTAACCGCTTTGGTTCTGATCGGTGATCAATGGGGCGTTCGGACCAGCGCCTGTCGCACCGTTGGGAAACGTCTTAAACGTGTCGTGGTAGTTGTGCATCGCCAACCCAAGCTGCTTCAGGTTGTTGGAGCAAGACATGCGTCGCGCGGCTTCACGTGCGGCCTGCACCGCTGGCAGCAGTAGCCCGACCAAAATACCGATGATGGCAATCACCACCAACAGTTCGACCAACGTAAAACCTGACTTCTTGGAACACTTCATGAGAACACTCCGGGAATAGAGGGACTGAACAACCAATTTAGAAATAACCGCTTCGGCGAGCGGCAAATTAAGTGGACTTCAAATCGAAGTCGAAAACGTTTTCGGTGTCGGCCTTCACGTCGGCCTCCAGCTCTGTTTTGACGTTGTATTTCGCGGGGACCCGATTTGCTTCGGGCGCGGCAGATGCGGCGTCCATTGCCATTTGTGGATCGGCGATCGTTTCGCCTGTCCCGCCCGACGATGAAATCAAAACTTTGAATTTGCCTGGCAGCAAACCTGCCTCGGCGGGAATCTCGTATTTGCCCGCTTCGATCACGCTGCCGGAGTTCAGCGGAGTGTCCGATGCCTGCGATTCGAACTGAATGGAGCCACTCTCTAAAGGGGCTCCGTCGAGCGTTACCGTTCCCTTGACGGGCAATCGTCCCAGCGTGTTTTGGGGGCCACATCCAACAAGAAAGAGCAAAACGGGAAGGAATAACAGGATGCCTGAAGCGGCGCGGCGCGGCGTGGGATTTAGCATTGATGAACAAAACCTTAATGGGTGATGACGGACCCTAACGGTTGTTTTCCCGGAAGGGGGTAGAAGAACTTTTGAGAAATAGCGACGATCGATACTTACCAGATCGGCAGATCGATCTTACTAGTTTAAGGGGGCTTAAGCAATCTAAGCTCTTGCCTAAATGGTTAAAGAATTCCCTAGCGGAGCATGCAAAGAACTGGCACGTGTACGGAAGTCGCCGTGCCGGTGGTGTGATTTTGCGAACCTAACCGGTTGTGTTTAGTGGTGGTTGTTCCCCCGTAACGCTACAAAGACATGCTTGGTGTCCGGGGAATCAAAAAGCAGCATTTTGAGAAATGCCTGCTCCTGGAAGCGCAACTGTCGCCCAGGAACGGACCCTGTCGTGGATCGGAGCGTTCGCAGTTCGCCAGATTGTCTCGGGGCGATGGAGGAGACGTGCGAGAGAGAGGAGCGGAATCGCCTCGGGGGGGAGGCGGGATGGTTCGTTCCCGAACCTAGGCGCCGTCGCGAGGTGGGCGCTGGTGTCAGTCAGGTCGGGTTACAAACAAGCTGTCGGAAGATTCGACAATATTCACTTCGCTATCGGTCCTAACGGAATGGAATACCTGTTCATTCCCCGATGGCCAACGGACGGTTAAGGTTTCGATCGATGGATGATCTCCGATACCAAAGATCAATTGTCGTTGGTTGCTGGCCTGGTAACCCGACCCGGCTGTCAGCTGACGCGTCTTCGTTATTCCTGCGTACTGGAGTGTCACTTTGGCGCCGATTGCATCGCGACTGCAGTTCACACCATGCAGGTTCACGCTGATGTAGTGACCCGTATTCGTGGTTGTGTTTGCGTTGAACGAGGCTACCGAACCGATATTGGAAACGACAAAATCTTCTTTCCCATCGCGGTTCCAATCGAGCAATGCCAGGCCGCGACCTAAGTGATTCTGCGCGAAGTAGTCTCCCAACGACTTCGATTTGAGTTCGCGGAAGCGACCGGTTCCATCGTTTTGGAAATATTGAGGCCGCATCGCAAACGGAATCCCTTGCGCCGAAAGATCCAAGACATGACCGTTGGCAACCACGAGATCGGCGCTGCCGTCCAAATCCCCATCGAGGAACTGGGTGCCAAACCCAAGCAACTGGTAGCTCGCATCGAACAGTCCGGCACGGCGCGTCGCGTCGACAAATTGAGCGCCCGCCTGCTGTCGATACAGCGTATTGGCTTGCTCATGAAAATTGGTAACAAACAGGTCCAATCGGCCATCGTTGTTCGCATCGTCGATGGCGACGCCCATACAAGCTTGCGGCAATCCATCCCCGTCGAAAGCAAGACCATGCAAGATCGCGCGTTCGAGAAACTGCGGCGGCACGCCCGGCGTCTCGGCGGCGTTGACGAAAAAGAAGTTGGCGACGGCATCGTTGGCCACAAACAGACTCAATCTTCCCGAGTCGTCAAAATCGGCGGCGACGATTCCAAGTCCCTTGCCTTCGGGCAGTTCGATTCCCACCTGGGAAGTCACGTTTTCAAACCGCCCCTTGCCGTCATTCAGGAACAATTGATCCTGATCGCCGGCAAAGCCACTGGGGCTGCACCAGCGAAGCTCGTCGCCCTGTCGACAAATCGAACGCGCCGCGTCATCGCCACTCAGATAATTCACGTCGTAGAGGTCGGGAAAACCATCGCCGTTCACGTCGGCCAACAGGCAGCTGGTCGTCCAATGTTCGCCTCCGATTCCCGTTTCATCGCTGACGTCGGTAAAGGTTCCATCGCCGTTATTGCGGTACAAACGATTGCGACCGAAGTTTGCGACGTAGAGATCGGCAAAGCCATCGTTGTTGTAGTCACCCGCGGTGACGCCCTGGCTGTAGCGATCGTCGCCGACTCCCGCCGCAACGGCGACTTCGACAAATCGTTTGCCGCCAAGATTGCGAAATAAGCGGTCGATCGGCTGCGTCGCACCCGGTTCCGAGGGCCAGACAGCGCTCTGAGTGAAATAGACGTCGGGCCAACCATCGGCGTCATAGTCGACGATCGCCACGCCGCCGCCGGTCGTTTCCAGCATCCGCATCTCACCGGTTTCAGGATCCGCGTCCCGTTTGTAAGTGAAATCGATGCCAAGGGCTTGTGCCATTTCGGCAAAGCGGGTCTCTGCCATCGGACCGCCCGCACTGGTCGCCAGAACGGGAGCCGTTTGGTAATTCGGCAACGGGTATTCGGCGATCGCCAAATCGGCAACGGGACTCGATCCCGCCAGCGTTTGCGGCGAGTCCGCGGTGAGCACCGATCGCAGACGCGCACAGGACTGCGCAACACCGGGGTAATTCGGCTCTCTCGCCCGGACTAATTCGCACCAAGCCCATGCCTCCCAAGGGCGGCCAAGTGCTTCGGTCAGATCGGCGGCTTTCAACATCCGCTGTTGGTTTTCCGGTTGCTTGAAAATCTCGTCGACCAGAAAACCCAACTCCCGCAGTTGTTCAGCTCGATCGAGGAAAGCGGTGGCCTGTTCCGGCTTGTTCAATTGCCCGAACAACTGCCCCGCTTCCAAATGTGCGATGCGATGATTGGGATCGAGTCGCGCTGCTTCCAGGAAGCAGCGGATCGCCGCTTGGGGTTGCGCATTTTCGCGAGCCCATTGTCCACGCGTGATCCAAATCTCAGGATGGGAATCAGCGTTTGCGGGCAGCTTCTCCTGCCAGGTCGCAAAGTCGACGGGCGGATCGGTGGCGGCAAGCGACCGCCGGCCAAGCCAGGCTTGCCCTTCGAGCGACGACGGATTCGCAGCAACCGCTTCTTGCAGCATCGAATCGGCGCTCGACATCTGATTCTTCTTCATTGCCGTTCGCGCCGCTCCCACCAATACCACCAGATCGTCGGGATCGCCGGTTCGGCAACGCTGCACCAAACCCGCGTCATCGATCACCGGTTCAAGGGCGCCCAGCAGGACGAGATGATGCAGCGTGAATTGTCCGCGCCGGACCGCTTCGAACAGGTACCGGTTCGCTTCCCAGCAACGTCCTTCGACACCCAAGATGTAGGCCAAGCGATTGATCGCGGCCAGGTTCGCCGGATCGCTTTCGAGGATTTGGGAAATGTGTTCCTCCGCCGCGGAAACATGGCCTTCACGCAGTGCCTGTTCAGCTTGAAAAAGCGTTTGCGCCACATCCAGTTTGGGATTTTGCTGTTGTTCGGTTGCCAGCGTGTGATCCGATGCGTCGTGACTTGGCGTCAACGCGAGGACGGCAACGCAGTAGATCAGCAGGGCAACGGCGACGAAGGCGACGATCGCGGTCAGCCAGCGAGGCAGTTGCGCGTTGGCTTGCTGCGTTGGCTTGGGTGGCGGATCGATCGCTCGACGCGATTTAGCACTCCGTTTTTTCATTCGCCCAACGTCCTGCTGGCTTCTTTCAGTGGGATAGGTTCTGCGTTCGCAACGGTTTCGGCCGCGCCAAAGCAATGCAGTTTTGGCGTTCGTGGCCCGAACGGCTATCGTAAACCAGCCTCCAGGCTTGAACCAGCTGGCGCGTCAAGGGACTCGTTTTCATCGTCGTGCGACTCGCGTTTTATTTCTGACCCCATCGGGTATGCGTACGCAACGGCTTGTTCGGCGGCGAGTACTGATTGGGGGCTGTTCAATGCGTTGATAACCATCAGCGCGTCGATCGGCGATAGGTGGCCGTCGCGATTGGTGTCGTAGAAGAATCCGGGAAACTCATCGAGTGTCGCGCGATCGACCAATCGGTTGTCGTCATCGACGAATTGCCGCCGCGATAGCTCGTTGATGATGATCAAAGCGTCCAATGCGGTGATCTCTCCGGAAGCGTTTACGTCCAGCGGATCGGATCCGTAGGTCCATCCGTTGTTGCCGTCGTAGTTGACCAATAGCGTCGAACCAGCTGCGCCTTGCCACTCCTCAAAATACTGGCCGTCGATTTGTACGTTGTCGACAAGCAC
Above is a genomic segment from Rosistilla ulvae containing:
- a CDS encoding FHA domain-containing protein, whose amino-acid sequence is MKTWTIGRNLLCDVVIDQPDVEDRHCLLRQTIGGFLLEDLGSRCGTFVDEHRITHPVIVSDNSRIVLGVSTPFVWPNGIDPQAIPQSTGGAKVYRVGRFPDNDLVLDRDMISGRHALLVVEGDRIMIEDLGSTNGTAVGTIDNRIGYAEVRERDRVFFGSFSIMVTHLLAMTRKSKPPETVIEQPVHAARTDLVSKASSRRGLLATAALLAALMAGWWMRPVAPQAPSDLLSSGNSPSTPEILPSEVLELQAAMPPPDQKADLLAARDKDQPSGPIPISEAADALFMVIVTGDSKQIAFHIGTAWLAASDRLVTSGTVVSAIKEQDASGFSHVQVVQTSTGLPFDIETVRLDAGLAEAQQKYAQGRQHYSELQAEIKALRLRGDSADRLDEARRESQEIIEAGLQSTSVRASLNVGWLQLAAAVPDAKPARLADTAELAVGQILHMHAAPFQVDNPAWDSAVPADPHGVVVRVEERIASTVDTAPDRWLMSMATSGPPQNYVGSPILTQQGNVVAMFSRPLGDQTETTEEASLLFEAVSVPRLAESTR
- a CDS encoding cation:proton antiporter, with translation MDLLLYLALVPALGVLSQWIAWRTRLPGILLLLCMGILLGQFVPLDTLIAEIMDGDPQDVPGILFPIVSLSVAVILFEGGLSLKINEFRQSSKSVVRLLVVGSTITMLLTAVAAYFILGFDLRVSLLLGAILIVTGPTVVGPLLRQIRPSARVSSVLKWEGIVIDPVGALLAVLVFDELFLGADEFSVVSGLVLLAKTIGVGLLFGSFGAWFLVLSIRRYWLPDHLQGVLSLALALLLFAISNALAEESGLVTVTLLGILLANQKRVAIEHIIEFKEHLQVLLIGCLFIVLGSRLDLQAIGNIGWPGVAFVLALVLVIRPLSVFVATLGTRLTMAERTFVAFVAPRGIVAAAVASVFALKLQLMNSDPLAAGATALDSVTFLVIVGTVFIYGLSAAPLARWLKIAEPTPQGLLILGADPWIRALARALHAKNVKVLLCDTNYSKISLARVDGLQAECVNIVSDHALENLDFSGLGRLLAMTPNDEVNALAVQQFRNVFGSENTFQLTSKNNKQNSPRALSHHLRGRSLFNSELTSAYMQQRIDDGAVFKTNKLTETFSLDSLMSTYGEHAVLLFKIDAAGMVSINTDEKPLQPKTGDMVISLVNAQSDANSNSVPA
- a CDS encoding Gfo/Idh/MocA family protein, which codes for MRAGIAGIGFMGWIHYLAYQRATGAELVAFCTRDPQRRGGDWTGIQGNFGPPGKQIDVSNLSVYETLDEMLENDSIDLIDICLPVHLHVDAVRKCLEAGKHVLCEKPLALNADDAASLVALAESKGLHLMVAHVLAYLPEFRLLVDAQQSGKYGKCLGGRFKRVIGPVDWNPDFYNPEKVGGPLIDLHVHDAHLLRLLFGMPKEVISRGRMRGETTSYFESMMTYDDPDVIVSVGGGTIDQHGRPFTHGYEVHFERATIQFEFAGFDDGTELMPVKIIHEGGKIERPELGSGDPADAFVIEVQTAADVLAGKDPGALAGQLAADALQICELELQSIKSNASV
- a CDS encoding rhamnulokinase; the encoded protein is MASAPVHLAVDLGASSGRVLAGCIEDGQLKLTEVHRFANDPVHVLGRMYWNLLGLWQEIRKGLSLAAAGDAKVLSVGVDTWGVDYVFLDANGDLIGPGYHYRDARTRGMFPKAFERVAREEIFAETGLQFMELNTAYQLLAARLENSPVLKIANQMLMIPDFFHWLLTGRAAIEYTNATTTQLYNTQQQGWSQKLLKAFDLPTRVFSDVVQPGTVLGPILGGQGGVPGLEGVPVVLPATHDTGSAVVAVPADNFAPAKPDWCYISSGTWSLMGCEIPEPLINDRCAELNFTNEGGVQGSTRLLKNIGGLWIFQQIKASLERRGQTLDWPSMVQAAADAKPFQLLIDPDCPDFAAPACMVDAIAAFANRTGQPSAADNGVLFRGALEGLALRYRTCLGWLESLTGTTINTIHILGGGAQNALLCQMTADACRRRVLAGPVEATAIGNIVMQMVGLGQIGSIQEGRQLIRDSFQPVVYEPQDPDPWDAAAERFEKLDA
- a CDS encoding DUF1559 domain-containing protein — translated: MKCSKKSGFTLVELLVVIAIIGILVGLLLPAVQAAREAARRMSCSNNLKQLGLAMHNYHDTFKTFPNGATGAGPNAPLITDQNQSGYVWIRFILPFIEQNNLAEQWEPHRQYAHGANTAVIRTEIPAYLCPSDTPTKTWNSTPNYNYAVNLGNTDTGRTSPFNAVQFNGAPFESTSGSNGKTYSMRDILDGTSSTVLVGEILQGQVGQDLRGLTWYVPFVGMTTYAGPNTTIPDALNSSFCQNATNAPLGLPCVGNSATDGNPSRFSARSRHPGGVQVTLCDASVRFVAETIDIATWRNLGAMRDLQPIGPY
- a CDS encoding FG-GAP-like repeat-containing protein — encoded protein: MKKRSAKSRRAIDPPPKPTQQANAQLPRWLTAIVAFVAVALLIYCVAVLALTPSHDASDHTLATEQQQNPKLDVAQTLFQAEQALREGHVSAAEEHISQILESDPANLAAINRLAYILGVEGRCWEANRYLFEAVRRGQFTLHHLVLLGALEPVIDDAGLVQRCRTGDPDDLVVLVGAARTAMKKNQMSSADSMLQEAVAANPSSLEGQAWLGRRSLAATDPPVDFATWQEKLPANADSHPEIWITRGQWARENAQPQAAIRCFLEAARLDPNHRIAHLEAGQLFGQLNKPEQATAFLDRAEQLRELGFLVDEIFKQPENQQRMLKAADLTEALGRPWEAWAWCELVRAREPNYPGVAQSCARLRSVLTADSPQTLAGSSPVADLAIAEYPLPNYQTAPVLATSAGGPMAETRFAEMAQALGIDFTYKRDADPETGEMRMLETTGGGVAIVDYDADGWPDVYFTQSAVWPSEPGATQPIDRLFRNLGGKRFVEVAVAAGVGDDRYSQGVTAGDYNNDGFADLYVANFGRNRLYRNNGDGTFTDVSDETGIGGEHWTTSCLLADVNGDGFPDLYDVNYLSGDDAARSICRQGDELRWCSPSGFAGDQDQLFLNDGKGRFENVTSQVGIELPEGKGLGIVAADFDDSGRLSLFVANDAVANFFFVNAAETPGVPPQFLERAILHGLAFDGDGLPQACMGVAIDDANNDGRLDLFVTNFHEQANTLYRQQAGAQFVDATRRAGLFDASYQLLGFGTQFLDGDLDGSADLVVANGHVLDLSAQGIPFAMRPQYFQNDGTGRFRELKSKSLGDYFAQNHLGRGLALLDWNRDGKEDFVVSNIGSVASFNANTTTNTGHYISVNLHGVNCSRDAIGAKVTLQYAGITKTRQLTAGSGYQASNQRQLIFGIGDHPSIETLTVRWPSGNEQVFHSVRTDSEVNIVESSDSLFVTRPD